The DNA segment taattatatttataaaattataatagcAAATGCTCTAGCAAGTCAAAGCAGAAAAGCTTTGAGGAAAGGATAATTTACATCTTAGGTTATTAAACTTAACATCAATTTTCATATAGGACACAAATCGTTAATTTCATCGAATTTTATcatcatactttttttttattaacaaattaagtaatttatgttAATTTCGTTAAATAACTTTAATGTCAAAGCAAGCTCGGAATGTATATCAGAATGAAGTTTACCGAGtcaaaattttccattaaaattacTTAATGAAATTAACATacagaaattaatttattaataattaaaattgatcgacttaattcgataaaattaaaaatacgtGACGTACATGATAATTGATGCTAAATTCTGTGACCTCAAATGTAAATTACCCGGGTAAGGAAAAATTCAACCCCTGGAAAATGGGTTACTTGGATGGTTGGTGTCCGGGGCATTAGAAGCATTATTAGTAGCATTGTTCATTCCCAAAGTGTTCTTTACTGCTTCAGCAGCTCCTTGTGCCATGTTCTTCATTTGCTCTCCTGTCtgcactcatatatatatatatataggtaaaagCTGTTAATTAATAGAAATACTTACCTATTGGGGGGACATCAActatgtttgaaaaaaaaattaaagggtatTCTGTTTAGAATCGATGGATCCCTCAATAGATTTAATACTGCCTTAGGTCAAGATTTTATTTCCCGATTTTGTTGAAAGTCTAAACCGAAAATAGAGTTGAACAGAAACGTTTCATTGGATCAGGCCGTGTGGTAGTAGGGAGAAATACAAAGGAAGGCAGGCGGGGCTTTGGCCCTTGGTAAAAGGATTATATTGCAATTTTAGACcccttaaaatctatcaattcaatttaatctttttatcataaaaattttagggtcgtcacaatttatatatttatcttgACCCCAATAAAAAATTCTTGACTTCACCCCTACATGGTAGCACATATTTGATGCCAATTTAGGGCTTGGGTTCAAATCCTACCTTAGGAAATGAGCATCATTTCCTTGTGGCCATGTTCACAACTCAATCTAATGAGACACTCCCACTTTATGAATTTGTACTACTCTCGACAGAGTCAATTTGGGACAATATTAGATGTATTGAGAGATCTAACAACTCTTAACAGACGACACTTTGAAGACGATTTTTCAAAAGAATCAGAAATCCCTCAAGattaaataatttaacataaatttagtttcaaaatgaaaaaaaaaaatttgggtgatgCCTGTTGAAGTAAGTTGGAGGCCTGAGAAGTATAACTAGCATTCTGATCAGAAGACTGAGAGTTCATGGATGTTTGGCTCATCATCTCATCCTTCTTCATCTGTACAACAAcaatatatgtatacttaaacgTCAAATGTAAAGACAAACCGCAAAAATTTTACTGATCATGTATAACATTTACACCCGAGTCTAAGTAACATAAGATCGGATAAGAAATATAGAGATATTGTTACCTGAGCTTGATCAGCCATTTCTTCAACCTTGTCTGTAATATTCTGAGGTGTACTTTGGCTTGACATTCTTTTTTTAATCAAagtttaattatcaaatttatttaGTCTTAATCAATCTCTTAAGtgataataaaaaacaaatttataGCCAACAAATGTACCCTATTTTTATCACTGGTGATCTCAATTCAAGCTTTCATCAGCACTTGGCAAATTGTAATTAATTCAGGTTCAACCTTTGGACGTCATACAAAAACGGGTAGAAGAACAAATTGCTTGgtcaatataattattataagtaATAAGGATAAATTATAATTCACTTCACTACGATTGTTACAATTGAGTCTAAATATATATCTCATAATTGATTTTAATCTCACCGTTAAAGTAACTATACCCACAAATCAcaactactattattattaatttcaaggTCAAACTTACCGTCTATccaaaattacctttttaacttTATAACGTGCCCAAGTAATAATGGCATGGTGTTCTACATATGATGGTTTCTACTAAAAATTTAGTACTAGCAGTAGAGGACGGATGAAGCGTACAATTTACAACGATAAAAACATAGCAACGAATCAGCTTTAACAATGTCAAAACATCCTAAGTTGGCTGGCTACCTGTAAAACCCAAGTAGCTTTGGTTTTTTATATATTGgctattatatataaatacatttacAACAATTTTTAACAGGACATTGAGAATTTAGAGATTATCTTTTGGTGTGAAAATTATGTCATCTTCTGATTCAAACACGGTTCGTGCTTGTGACGAAAGCAATCGGCTTACAGCGGATGATTATGTTGGCAGCATGGTTGCTGCTGCATCGATGCAGTCGATTGTTGCGGCACTACCAAACGGTGGCGGTTTAGTCCGAGGGATCGGGAAAGTAGTGCAAGGCATTGGGGAAGGAGTGAGCAAGATTGTTCAACATACAGGTGACACTGTTAGTATTCTTGGATTGTTGGAAGAAGAGGAAAAAGGGAAGGAAATTGATCAAATATTAGcctttgtattatttttttgtatcatattataaaatttgttatatgatcaaaatgaaataattatgttttgtatATGATATCATATTGTAAAACTATAACCACCCAAATTTCAATACGTTTTTTTGCTTCACGCTATGCACCGGGATTTGATTGTCATCTTTAGGTTTATTTAGTTCAACCGGCACATGTAGCTTCACACTAAGGAAATGAGCGAATCCCGGTGCATAGGGCAATGTAGAGGAGATGTCTTGAAACCCGGATGGTTCCGAAAAGTGAAGATAGAAGCCAAATGGGACTAATTTCTTATATCTCATTAATTAAGACTAAGTTATAACAGATCTACATCCtggatttaaagttttaaaagaaaCCAAAACTTTTATTTTGAGGACAAGTTAATTAAGGCTAATTTCAACTATACCATATACCCCATCTACTTGTACATATGTAGTTTTTGTCTTTGTGTCTGCCATTGTTGTTTCTCAAACTAAGAACTGATGCTTTGTTACATTCAACGAGATCCCTCAAGACACAGTTTTGTAGTAAGCCAATTGCAGACCTCATCCATCTCTTTAGGGACTGTGTAATGGCCAATCCTGAACAGTCAAATTCAGaccaaaaaaaacttaaaaagatgTTTTTCATGATGAGATATTTTTAAAAggcctaaatgatagttattaCCCTTCATAGTTTTTGAAAGTGAGATTCCAAAATCCTGCTATATTCAATgaatgagctgatttttctccaattttgtaGGGGACAACATCATCACCTGTAATCGTAATCAAAGATTATAACGTAGTAATGATTATTTGGTTGAATAAACAAGCAAAACTTTTGTCATGTTGGAATGTTAACAGAGCAtctttacatgattttttttctagGTAAAAGTGGAGGATCCTGTATTAGGAGTTAAATTGCATTTTGTCtcatttagtaaaaaaaatgagtaaattagtacTTCTACATTAAACCAAAGAGCAAATCagtcatttcaatttaaaatttcattcatttttactattaatagaaagatcaatttgctctttgatctaacatacagtaattaattacttattttttttataaaacgggtaaaatgcaatctgatTTATAATACAAGATCCTTCATAGTACTTTTACCTTTCTATTGTGTGCTATTTTTGCAATATGTCATG comes from the Gossypium hirsutum isolate 1008001.06 chromosome A06, Gossypium_hirsutum_v2.1, whole genome shotgun sequence genome and includes:
- the LOC107937370 gene encoding late embryogenesis abundant protein 2, with product MSSQSTPQNITDKVEEMADQAQMKKDEMMSQTSMNSQSSDQNASYTSQASNLLQQTGEQMKNMAQGAAEAVKNTLGMNNATNNASNAPDTNHPSNPFSRG